One genomic segment of Chelonoidis abingdonii isolate Lonesome George chromosome 16, CheloAbing_2.0, whole genome shotgun sequence includes these proteins:
- the ITPRIP gene encoding inositol 1,4,5-trisphosphate receptor-interacting protein isoform X1 produces the protein MFTRVLTLGIVEGITMPAGIFRVCLVVITAIVNHPLLFPKENATVPEYAEDIIQKMKAHEENLRLEQLRLEQEIAGQEAALKALEKATETEEQNVKEPLPWDLWSAMSMVIFLLIELWRQDYQDGNWQESACEEDDMAILGKAFKGVALPDKATLANFYERCILGATGDMARKRELVEGFADDLLEALRSVCNRDADMEVEESIGVGSMYENWRVHKPLVCDLIVPFRPPEPYCFRSQTWCSKESVRPDKQGYGTIKVCRADEDAAGCICGKTKLGEDMLCLLHSQTNQTRPSGEMEDLLCFKNTQYLDADQVMKWFQIAITKSWNKISHKYEFDLTFNLLDSPGALKIKFRSGKSIAFNLTPVVQCEDSDAYFISHFPRGGLTADPASSTDWFVTFAVYERRFIHSISKKLPANACHLSCLQIVSFLHEKQCSLTGPSSLTNYHLKTVMLHLLQTRPYQDWASENLEARLQDMLKFLEKSLQEKKLCHFFIGNRKVPEVLNFPVAFQKAEPLNLFRPFVLHRDAYRKTVDTFHEMLRNTAALINEYTVHIPSVGHTNMLHKEPL, from the exons ATGTTTACCAGGGTACTGACCCTGGGCATTGT GGAAGGAATCACCATGCCAGCAGGGATCTTCCGGGTGTGTCTGGTGGTGATTACGGCCATCGTCAACCACCCACTTCTCTTCCCCAAAGAGAATGCCACCGTTCCTGAGTATGCTGAGGACATCATCCAGAAGATGAAGGCGCATGAAGAGAACCTCCGGCTGGAGCAGCTGCGTTTGGAGCAAGAGATTGCCGGACAGGAGGCCGCGCTGAAGGCTTTGGAAAAGGCCACGGAGACGGAGGAGCAGAACGTCAAGGAACCTCTCCCCTGGGACTTGTGGAGCGCCATGTCCATGGTCATCTTCCTGCTGATCGAGCTCTGGAGGCAGGATTACCAAGATGGGAACTGGCAGGAGTCAGCCTGTGAGGAAGATGACATGGCCATTCTAGGGAAAGCATTCAAGGGCGTGGCCCTGCCAGACAAGGCCACGTTGGCCAACTTCTACGAAAGGTGTATCCTGGGTGCCACTGGTGACATGGCTAGGAAGCGAGAGTTGGTGGAAGGCTTTGCGGATGACTTGCTGGAGGCCCTGAGGAGCGTATGTAACCGGGACGCTGACATGGAAGTGGAGGAGTCCATAGGGGTGGGGAGCATGTACGAAAACTGGAGGGTGCACAAGCCTTTGGTTTGCGACTTGATCGTCCCTTTCAGGCCTCCAGAGCCATACTGTTTCCGATCCCAGACCTGGTGCTCAAAGGAGTCAGTCCGACCAGACAAACAAGGTTACGGCACCATAAAAGTCTGCAGGGCGGATGAGGATGCAGCAGGTTGCATCTGTGGCAAGACTAAGTTGGGGGAAGACATGTTGTGCCTCCTCCATAGCCAAACCAACCAGACCAGGCCCAGTGGTGAGATGGAGGATCTGCTGTGCTTCAAGAACACCCAGTATCTGGATGCTGACCAGGTCATGAAGTGGTTCCAGATCGCGATCACCAAGTCTTGGAACAAAATCTCCCACAAATATGAATTTGACCTCACCTTCAACCTCTTGGACTCACCGGGAGCCCTGAAGATAAAATTCAGGTCTGGGAAGTCCATTGCCTTTAATCTTACCCCTGTGGTACAGTGTGAAGACTCGGATGCCTATTTCATCTCTCATTTCCCCCGCGGCGGCCTGACGGCTGATCCTGCCTCCAGTACTGACTGGTTTGTTACTTTTGCAGTGTACGAGAGGAGGTTCATCCACTCCATCTCCAAAAAGCTGCCTGCCAATGCCTGCCACCTTAGCTGCCTTCAGATTGTCTCCTTCCTGCATGAAAAGCAGTGCAGCTTAACCGGTCCAAGCAGCCTCACTAACTACCACCTGAAGACAGTGATGCTGCATTTACTGCAGACTCGGCCCTATCAGGACTGGGCCTCTGAGAACCTGGAGGCCAGGCTGCAAGACATGCTGAAGTTCCTGGAGAAAAGCCTGCAGGAAAAGAAGCTCTGCCACTTCTTCATTGGAAACCGGAAGGTGCCAGAAGTGCTGAACTTCCCAGTAGCGTTCCAGAAGGCAGAGCCACTCAACCTTTTCCGTCCATTTGTTCTGCACAGGGACGCTTACAGAAAGACGGTGGACACATTTCATGAGATGCTGAGGAACACCGCTGCACTGATAAACGAGTACACAGTGCACATTCCCTCTGTGGGACACACAAATATGCTTCACAAAGAACCCCTTTAG
- the ITPRIP gene encoding inositol 1,4,5-trisphosphate receptor-interacting protein isoform X2 — protein sequence MPAGIFRVCLVVITAIVNHPLLFPKENATVPEYAEDIIQKMKAHEENLRLEQLRLEQEIAGQEAALKALEKATETEEQNVKEPLPWDLWSAMSMVIFLLIELWRQDYQDGNWQESACEEDDMAILGKAFKGVALPDKATLANFYERCILGATGDMARKRELVEGFADDLLEALRSVCNRDADMEVEESIGVGSMYENWRVHKPLVCDLIVPFRPPEPYCFRSQTWCSKESVRPDKQGYGTIKVCRADEDAAGCICGKTKLGEDMLCLLHSQTNQTRPSGEMEDLLCFKNTQYLDADQVMKWFQIAITKSWNKISHKYEFDLTFNLLDSPGALKIKFRSGKSIAFNLTPVVQCEDSDAYFISHFPRGGLTADPASSTDWFVTFAVYERRFIHSISKKLPANACHLSCLQIVSFLHEKQCSLTGPSSLTNYHLKTVMLHLLQTRPYQDWASENLEARLQDMLKFLEKSLQEKKLCHFFIGNRKVPEVLNFPVAFQKAEPLNLFRPFVLHRDAYRKTVDTFHEMLRNTAALINEYTVHIPSVGHTNMLHKEPL from the coding sequence ATGCCAGCAGGGATCTTCCGGGTGTGTCTGGTGGTGATTACGGCCATCGTCAACCACCCACTTCTCTTCCCCAAAGAGAATGCCACCGTTCCTGAGTATGCTGAGGACATCATCCAGAAGATGAAGGCGCATGAAGAGAACCTCCGGCTGGAGCAGCTGCGTTTGGAGCAAGAGATTGCCGGACAGGAGGCCGCGCTGAAGGCTTTGGAAAAGGCCACGGAGACGGAGGAGCAGAACGTCAAGGAACCTCTCCCCTGGGACTTGTGGAGCGCCATGTCCATGGTCATCTTCCTGCTGATCGAGCTCTGGAGGCAGGATTACCAAGATGGGAACTGGCAGGAGTCAGCCTGTGAGGAAGATGACATGGCCATTCTAGGGAAAGCATTCAAGGGCGTGGCCCTGCCAGACAAGGCCACGTTGGCCAACTTCTACGAAAGGTGTATCCTGGGTGCCACTGGTGACATGGCTAGGAAGCGAGAGTTGGTGGAAGGCTTTGCGGATGACTTGCTGGAGGCCCTGAGGAGCGTATGTAACCGGGACGCTGACATGGAAGTGGAGGAGTCCATAGGGGTGGGGAGCATGTACGAAAACTGGAGGGTGCACAAGCCTTTGGTTTGCGACTTGATCGTCCCTTTCAGGCCTCCAGAGCCATACTGTTTCCGATCCCAGACCTGGTGCTCAAAGGAGTCAGTCCGACCAGACAAACAAGGTTACGGCACCATAAAAGTCTGCAGGGCGGATGAGGATGCAGCAGGTTGCATCTGTGGCAAGACTAAGTTGGGGGAAGACATGTTGTGCCTCCTCCATAGCCAAACCAACCAGACCAGGCCCAGTGGTGAGATGGAGGATCTGCTGTGCTTCAAGAACACCCAGTATCTGGATGCTGACCAGGTCATGAAGTGGTTCCAGATCGCGATCACCAAGTCTTGGAACAAAATCTCCCACAAATATGAATTTGACCTCACCTTCAACCTCTTGGACTCACCGGGAGCCCTGAAGATAAAATTCAGGTCTGGGAAGTCCATTGCCTTTAATCTTACCCCTGTGGTACAGTGTGAAGACTCGGATGCCTATTTCATCTCTCATTTCCCCCGCGGCGGCCTGACGGCTGATCCTGCCTCCAGTACTGACTGGTTTGTTACTTTTGCAGTGTACGAGAGGAGGTTCATCCACTCCATCTCCAAAAAGCTGCCTGCCAATGCCTGCCACCTTAGCTGCCTTCAGATTGTCTCCTTCCTGCATGAAAAGCAGTGCAGCTTAACCGGTCCAAGCAGCCTCACTAACTACCACCTGAAGACAGTGATGCTGCATTTACTGCAGACTCGGCCCTATCAGGACTGGGCCTCTGAGAACCTGGAGGCCAGGCTGCAAGACATGCTGAAGTTCCTGGAGAAAAGCCTGCAGGAAAAGAAGCTCTGCCACTTCTTCATTGGAAACCGGAAGGTGCCAGAAGTGCTGAACTTCCCAGTAGCGTTCCAGAAGGCAGAGCCACTCAACCTTTTCCGTCCATTTGTTCTGCACAGGGACGCTTACAGAAAGACGGTGGACACATTTCATGAGATGCTGAGGAACACCGCTGCACTGATAAACGAGTACACAGTGCACATTCCCTCTGTGGGACACACAAATATGCTTCACAAAGAACCCCTTTAG